A part of Arachis hypogaea cultivar Tifrunner chromosome 12, arahy.Tifrunner.gnm2.J5K5, whole genome shotgun sequence genomic DNA contains:
- the LOC112728057 gene encoding ferritin-2, chloroplastic, which yields MALSCSKVSSFSLSPVSSGCDVSANRKIAALSFSSSSKSRSFKVVAAGGGVDVPSKPLTGVIFEPFQEVKRDAFAVPITPNVSLARQNYADESESAINEQINVEYNASYVYHSLFAYFDRDDIALKGFAKFFKESSEEEREHAEKLIKYQNVRGGRVTLHPITGPPSEFAHAEKGDALYAMELALSLEKLVNEKLLSLHSVADRNNDPQLADYIESEFLYEQVKSIKRIAEYVTQLRMVGKGHGVWHFDQVLLHEEAHV from the exons ATGGCCCTCTCTTGCTCCAAAGTCTCTAGCTTTTCTCTTTCACCTGTTTCTAGTGGTTGCGATGTTTCTGCGAACAGAAAGATCGCAGCTTtgagcttctcttcttcttctaagaGTAGGAGCTTCAAGGTTGTTGCAGCCGGGGGCGGCGTTGATGTTCCTTCTAAGCCACTCACTGGTGTGATTTTTGAACCTTTTCAAGAGGTTAAGAGGGATGCTTTTGCTGTTCCTATAACACCAAATGTTTCGTTGGCTCGTCAGAACTACGCTGATGAATCTGAATCCGCTATTAACGAGCAGATTAA TGTGGAGTACAACGCTTCCTATGTGTACCACTCTTTGTTTGCATACTTTGACAGAGATGACATTGCTCTCAAGGGATTTGCAAA GTTCTTTAAGGAATCaagtgaagaagaaagagagcatGCTGAGAAGCTTATAAAGTATCAG AATGTTCGCGGTGGTCGGGTGACACTGCATCCCATCACCGGTCCTCCCTCAGAATTTGCACATGCTGAAAAGGGTGATGCACTCTATG CCATGGAATTAGCTTTGTCTTTGGAGAAATTGGTGAATGAAAAGCTTCTTTCTCTTCACAGT GTTGCGGACCGTAACAATGATCCACAACTTGCCGACTACATTGAAAGCGAGTTTTTGTATGAGCAG GTTAAATCAATCAAGAGGATTGCAGAGTATGTTACTCAATTGAGAATGGTTGGAAAGGGTCATG GTGTGTGGCACTTTGATCAAGTTCTTCTCCATGAGGAAGCTCATGTATAA